A single region of the Immundisolibacter sp. genome encodes:
- a CDS encoding MTH938/NDUFAF3 family protein, translating to MKIHIERGATYRVQAYDALSVAVARGEAVQTLTAPALLQPEVAPAEWAIGQATAQAPPPLAAFEALLEHAPELVLYGSGARLHFPGAQVMRLFHARGIGFETMDTFAACRTYNVLSMEGRRVLAALLIGPLDG from the coding sequence ATGAAAATCCACATCGAACGAGGCGCCACCTACCGCGTGCAGGCTTACGATGCCCTCAGCGTGGCGGTGGCGCGCGGCGAGGCCGTGCAGACGCTGACCGCCCCTGCCCTGCTGCAACCGGAGGTTGCCCCGGCCGAATGGGCCATCGGGCAGGCAACCGCGCAGGCACCGCCGCCGCTGGCAGCCTTCGAAGCGCTGCTGGAGCACGCACCCGAACTGGTGCTGTACGGCAGCGGCGCGCGGCTGCACTTTCCGGGTGCGCAGGTAATGCGCCTGTTCCACGCCCGCGGCATCGGCTTCGAGACCATGGACACCTTTGCCGCCTGTCGCACGTACAACGTGCTGAGCATGGAAGGCCGGCGCGTGCTGGCGGCGCTGCTGATCGGACCGCTCGACGGGTGA